In Ananas comosus cultivar F153 unplaced genomic scaffold, ASM154086v1, whole genome shotgun sequence, a single window of DNA contains:
- the LOC109704361 gene encoding uncharacterized protein LOC109704361, translating to MAVDFAPNSSAVSATASTPTSPRVAVAAAPRPFREHGRRFQPNGINSDITASRHRCRPRLEAAAPAADLTEAATAAVLDSKPRHPRPICLKPRHPRPILSKPRHPRQVRPKPRRGSVEVAITRSRATRGQFVDAHAEPPPMTLFVISADPSTPARRRRL from the coding sequence ATGGCCGTGGACTTCGCCCCAAACTCCTCTGCGGTCTCCGCGACGGCATCGACTCCGACGTCACCACGAGTCGCTGTCGCCGCCGCTCCTCGACCTTTTCGCGAGCATGGCCGCAGATTCCAACCCAACGGCATCAACTCCGACATCACCGCGAGCCGCCACCGCTGCCGTCCTCGACTCGAAGCCGCGGCACCCGCGGCCGATCTGACTGAAGCCGCCACCGCTGCCGTCCTCGactcgaagccgcgccacccgcggccgatctgcctgaagccgcgccacccgcggccgatactttcgaagccgcgccacccgcggcagGTCCGCCCGAAGCCACGCAGAGGCTCCGTCGAAGTCGCCATCAcccgaagccgcgccacccgtgGCCAATTCGTCGATGCGCATGCCGAGCCGCCGCCCATGACTCTGTTCGTGATCTCGGCCGATCCGTCGACGCCCGCGCGCCGTCGTCGACTTTGA
- the LOC109704362 gene encoding receptor-like protein kinase 2 encodes MERYANLFISFSLLFFFLNYSLFVCKSMASSLQLNHDQLNIMANLSNSLSPNSYNNWNTSDPNPCLWDRVICSAGPSTVVTGLSLSNLSIPTAANVGDFFSILCRLDTLQNLDFSQNYIAMIPDSFFSNCTGLSGLKSLDLSSNELTGPVRNFSSFASLETLDLSYNSLQGTVETQLSSSSKLKSLNLGSNLLMGTIPTFVTDGRRVAAFEELVLSNNQFTGTIPSEIFEHENLTVLDLSTNSLSGTIPEKIGMLSNLNALDLSSNQLTGRVPATLSNITALFQFAATRNNLTGNIPSITKFLSSLDLSYNNLGGEIPSDLLASPNLEYVDLSSNRLGGAIPTNLSIGLQWLLLSENLLSGIIPTSIGKLSQLAYLELDNNNLYSEIPSQLGNCSNLEFLDLSSNALYSELPKEIGNLQKLEVLALQTNNLSGEIPVEMNELQSLHRLNLSSNSFTGEILPTISNLRQLFYIHLQHNKFYGSVPDSINVLVYLNELYLGGNYFNGSIPSSLGGLQYLEILDLSYNNFSGNVPDSLSNILSLTELVLSYNNLSGVFPPFSSSVNVVTVGNKNLIILNGSAESNSPGNDVFVTTDSSKRKIQVALVVVSSFVAGFSVSFLMSSLT; translated from the coding sequence ATGGAGAGGTATGCAAATCTCTTTATCTCCTTCTCCTTGCTGTTCTTCTTCTTAAATTACTCCTTGTTTGTTTGTAAGTCTATGGCCTCATCACTCCAACTCAACCATGACCAACTAAACATCATGGCAAATCTCTCCAACAGCCTCTCCCCAAATTCATACAATAACTGGAACACCAGTGACCCAAATCCTTGCCTTTGGGACAGGGTCATTTGCTCCGCCGGCCCCTCGACCGTCGTGACCGGCCTCTCCCTCTCCAATCTCAGTATCCCCACTGCCGCCAATGTCGGCGACTTCTTTAGCATTCTTTGTCGCCTCGACACCTTACAAAACCTCGACTTCTCGCAAAACTACATAGCCATGATACCTGATTCGTTTTTCTCCAATTGCACCGGCCTGTCCGGGTTGAAGTCCCTCGATCTCAGCTCCAATGAATTGACCGGCCCAGTTCGTAATTTCTCGAGCTTTGCCAGTTTGGAGACTCTGGACTTGTCCTATAACTCCTTACAAGGAACTGTTGAAACCCAGTTGAGTTCCTCATCCAAATTGAAAAGCTTGAATCTTGGCTCTAATTTATTGATGGGAACCATCCCCACTTTCGTCACCGACGGTAGAAGAGTTGCGGCCTTTGAAGAGCTTGTGCTTTCAAATAATCAATTCACTGGCACGATACCCAGTGAGATTTTTGAGCATGAGAATCTTACTGTGTTGGATCTCAGTACAAATAGCCTATCTGGGACCATACCAGAAAAGATTGGAATGCTCTCCAATTTGAATGCTCTCGACCTTTCTTCGAATCAACTAACCGGAAGAGTTCCGGCTACTTTATCCAACATCACAGCCCTCTTTCAATTCGCAGCTACAAGGAACAACTTAACTGGAAATATTCCAAGTATTACCAAATTTTTGAGTAGTTTGGATCTCAGCTACAACAACCTTGGTGGGGAGATCCCATCTGATCTCCTCGCATCTCCTAATTTGGAGTATGTTGATCTCTCTAGTAATCGGCTCGGAGGGGCTATTCCCACAAATTTATCTATAGGGCTTCAATGGTTGCTGCTCAGTGAAAACCTTCTCTCCGGGATAATCCCGACATCAATCGGAAAGCTCTCGCAGCTGGCATATCTAGAATTGGATAATAACAATTTGTATTCTGAGATACCATCGCAACTGGGGAACTGCAGCAATTTGGAATTCTTAGATCTCTCTTCGAATGCGCTATACAGCGAGCTACCAAAGGAGATTGGTAATCTTCAAAAATTAGAGGTGTTGGCACTTCAAACGAACAATCTTAGTGGGGAGATCCCTGTTGAAATGAATGAGCTACAGAGCTTGCATAGATTGAATCTCAGTAGTAACTCATTCACAGGTGAGATATTACCAACTATTTCTAACTTACGTCAGCTTTTTTACATACACCTTCAGCACAATAAGTTCTACGGATCAGTACCCGATTCAATCAATGTTTTGGTATATCTGAACGAACTCTACCTTGGTGGCAACTATTTTAACGGGTCGATACCATCTTCGCTCGGTGGTTTACAGTATCTAGAAATTCTCGATCtttcatataataatttttcaggTAATGTACCTGATTCTCTTTCCAATATTCTAAGTTTGACAGAGTTGGTGCTTTCTTACAATAATCTCTCAGGAGTTTTCCCTCCATTTTCTTCATCAGTGAACGTCGTAACCGTTGGAAATAAGAATCTTATAATTTTGAACGGAAGTGCTGAATCCAATTCGCCTGGAAATGACGTTTTTGTTACTACCGATTCGTCGAAAAGAAAGATCCAGGTTGCCTTAGTCGTGGTTTCTTCTTTTGTGGCCGGTTTTTCGGTTTCGTTCCTCATGTCTTCACTGACTTGA